Proteins encoded by one window of Halomonas chromatireducens:
- the dapE gene encoding succinyl-diaminopimelate desuccinylase: MPTTESLSPTLALAIELMRRPSVTPDDLGCQALMIERLERIGFHIERLPFGDVENFWATRGHHGPVLAFAGHTDVVPSGPHVHWEYPPFEPCIDDQGMLRGRGAADMKGSLAAMITAVERFVAAHPDHHGKIGFLITSDEEGPAVDGTRAVVEHLREANERLDYCVVGEPSSTDFLGDVIKNGRRGSLGGVLHVKGKQGHVAYPHLARNPIHQAMPALDALVREHWDAGNDFFPATSFQISNIRAGTGATNVIPGDVEVVFNFRFSTEVTHEQLRERTAAILGDFGIEYHIDWTLNGEPFLTPEGELVDAAVHGVEAVLGRTPRLSTSGGTSDGRFIATLGSQVVELGPQNATIHQANEQVRAADLDDLSRIYEAILAKLFVNGTAKP, from the coding sequence ATGCCCACAACTGAGTCCCTCTCTCCGACACTGGCGCTGGCCATCGAGCTGATGCGTCGCCCGTCGGTGACCCCCGACGACCTTGGCTGCCAGGCGCTGATGATCGAGCGGCTCGAGCGTATCGGCTTCCATATCGAGCGGTTGCCGTTCGGTGACGTGGAGAATTTCTGGGCGACACGTGGCCATCACGGCCCGGTGCTGGCCTTCGCCGGCCATACCGACGTCGTACCCAGCGGCCCACATGTACACTGGGAATATCCCCCCTTCGAGCCCTGCATCGATGACCAGGGGATGCTTCGAGGGCGGGGGGCCGCCGACATGAAAGGCAGCCTGGCGGCGATGATCACCGCTGTCGAGCGGTTCGTCGCGGCCCATCCCGACCACCACGGCAAGATCGGCTTCCTGATCACCTCCGATGAAGAGGGACCTGCGGTGGATGGCACCCGCGCCGTGGTCGAGCACCTGCGCGAGGCCAACGAACGGCTCGACTATTGCGTGGTGGGCGAACCCTCCTCGACGGATTTTCTCGGCGATGTGATCAAGAACGGCCGGCGCGGCTCGCTGGGCGGCGTGCTGCATGTCAAAGGGAAACAGGGCCACGTGGCCTATCCGCACCTGGCGCGAAATCCCATTCACCAGGCCATGCCGGCACTGGACGCACTCGTCCGCGAGCACTGGGATGCGGGGAACGACTTCTTTCCCGCCACCAGTTTCCAGATTTCCAATATCCGCGCGGGCACCGGCGCCACCAATGTGATACCCGGAGACGTGGAAGTGGTCTTCAACTTCCGCTTCTCCACTGAAGTGACCCATGAGCAGTTGCGTGAACGCACCGCTGCCATACTTGGCGACTTTGGCATCGAGTACCATATTGACTGGACGCTCAATGGCGAGCCCTTCCTGACGCCGGAGGGGGAGCTGGTAGACGCCGCCGTGCATGGCGTCGAGGCAGTACTCGGCCGCACGCCAAGGCTCTCGACCTCCGGCGGCACATCGGACGGACGCTTCATCGCCACCCTGGGCAGCCAGGTAGTGGAACTGGGGCCGCAAAACGCCACCATTCACCAGGCCAACGAGCAGGTCCGAGCCGCCGACCTGGACGATCTGAGCCGGATCTACGAAGCGATCCTGGCCAAGCTCTTCGTCAACGGCACCGCCAAGCCCTGA